The Salvia splendens isolate huo1 chromosome 21, SspV2, whole genome shotgun sequence genome includes a window with the following:
- the LOC121783590 gene encoding uncharacterized protein LOC121783590, protein MDPPPPLPLPPPPPYTPANHIVLPKQARHHDHIPKQPILRRPRRRTNPMVWLGAVLCLVFSLLLIFFGITTLIIFVGIKPQSPVLDIPAATLSVIYFDSPQFLNGDITFLANFTNPNRKLGVKFEYLNVELYFSGSLIASEVVEPFRQRAGEVRLIQVHLLSSLVYLQPNLAIRLLKQEQRNRVVYEIKANFRVKFEVGVVHYSYALHGNCVIEMTSPPNGALITRHCTTKR, encoded by the coding sequence atggatcctcctcctcctcttcctcttccaccacctccaccataCACACCAGCCAACCACATTGTCTTACCAAAACAAGCAAGACACCATGACCATATTCCAAAGCAGCCGATCCTCCggaggccgaggaggaggacTAATCCGATGGTGTGGCTTGGGGCAGTCCTGTGCCTCGTCTTCAGCCTCCTCCTCATCTTCTTCGGCATCACCACGCTCATTATCTTCGTGGGGATCAAGCCCCAGAGCCCGGTCCTCGACATCCCGGCAGCGACCCTCAGCGTGATCTACTTCGACTCCCCACAGTTTCTCAACGGAGACATCACATTCCTTGCAAACTTCACAAACCCTAACCGGAAACTGGGAGTCAAGTTCGAGTACCTCAATGTAGAGCTCTACTTCTCGGGGAGTTTGATAGCGAGCGAGGTTGTGGAGCCTTTCAGGCAGAGGGCGGGGGAAGTGCGGTTGATACAAGTTCATCTGCTGTCGAGTCTGGTGTATCTGCAGCCGAATCTCGCGATCCGGCTGCTGAAGCAGGAGCAGAGGAATAGAGTCGTGTACGAAATCAAGGCGAATTTTAGAGTGAAGTTTGAGGTGGGAGTGGTGCATTATTCTTATGCGTTGCACGGGAACTGCGTGATAGAGATGACGAGCCCACCCAATGGCGCACTCATCACGCGCCACTGCACAACTAAGagatga
- the LOC121785452 gene encoding sufE-like protein 1, chloroplastic/mitochondrial yields the protein MSTPTKIPISSLFHRSAAPFFNPTKIPTPPHRFFFSKTITKRISSNQPVLSSPPSSSSLQRVEELPPKLQEIVKLFQAVQEPKAKYEQLLFYGRNLNTLDSKYKTPENKVQGCVSQVWVRAYFDEDKNVIFEADSDSMLTKGLAALLVQGLSGRPVEEIVRVSPDFATLLGLQQSLTPSRNNGFLNMLKLMQKKALQLYVEAERGASPSSGVSGIGDSTISDGGAGESEIGGDLREDLGGNSELGSRGRRIEEILKKELRPTAIHVEDISYQHAGHSGVAGSDGETHFNVGVISEEFEGKSLVKRHRMVYSLLQDELQSGLHALSIVAKTPSEAASQ from the coding sequence ATGTCAACACCCACTAAAATTCCCATTTCTTCCCTCTTTCATCGTTCCGCCGCTCCATTCTTCAACCCCACAAAAATCCCCACACCACCTCATCGATTCTTCTTCTCCAAGACCATCACCAAAAGAATTTCCTCAAACCAACCCGTCCTCTCCTCCcctccttcctcttcctccctgCAACGCGTCGAGGAGCTGCCGCCCAAGCTCCAAGAAATCGTCAAACTGTTCCAGGCCGTTCAAGAACCCAAAGCCAAGTACGAACAGCTGTTATTCTATGGTAGAAATCTCAACACACTCGATTCCAAGTACAAAACGCCCGAAAACAAGGTCCAAGGCTGCGTGTCTCAGGTTTGGGTCAGAGCCTATTTCGACGAGGATAAAAATGTGATCTTTGAAGCGGATTCGGATTCGATGCTCACGAAAGGGCTCGCAGCTTTGCTTGTCCAAGGCCTCTCGGGCCGGCCCGTGgaggagattgttagggtttcgCCCGATTTCGCAACCCTTCTGGGGCTGCAGCAGAGCTTAACCCCATCTCGGAATAATGGATTCTTGAATATGTTGAAATTGATGCAGAAGAAGGCCTTGCAATTGTATGTTGAAGCCGAGAGAGGTGCAAGCCCTAGCTCTGGTGTTTCAGGAATTGGGGATTCTACAATTAGCGATGGTGGAGCGGGGGAAAGTGAAATTGGTGGAGATTTGAGGGAGGATTTGGGGGGTAATAGCGAATTGGGTAGTAGGGGAAGGAGGATTGAGGAGATTTTGAAGAAGGAGCTAAGGCCAACTGCAATACATGTTGAGGATATATCTTATCAGCATGCCGGCCATTCCGGGGTGGCCGGTAGCGATGGAGAGACGCATTTCAATGTGGGGGTGATTTCTGAGGAGTTTGAAGGGAAGAGTTTGGTTAAAAGGCATAGAATGGTTTACAGCTTGTTGCAAGATGAGTTGCAGAGTGGACTACATGCCTTGTCTATCGTTGCCAAGACACCATCTGAAGCTGCATCTCAGTAA